A genomic segment from bacterium encodes:
- a CDS encoding fatty acid desaturase produces the protein MELNVPADKTPQQDFRLQKIVSRHQKPSRLRSSWQLINSIGPYLGLVVLMYYSLEMSYWVTLGLAVLAAGFLIRTFIIFHDCGHGSFFKSKKAMNFWGAITGVITFTPYYSWNMRHAIHHATSGDLDQRGVGDVWTMTVKEYLEAAPMDRFKYRFYRHPLGMFILGPLQVLLIKNRRVPKDATPQERSSILWTNAALAVIVAVAALTIGIKAYLLIQVPIILIGLSLGIWLFYVQHQFEGVYWERSENWDYVTASLEGSSYYKLPRVFQWFTGNIGFHHIHHLNERIPNYNLPRCHAAIEELKPIPTITFFKSLKAMRYRLWDEENRQLVGFGHLRNLETAKS, from the coding sequence ATGGAACTAAATGTGCCTGCTGACAAAACGCCTCAACAAGATTTTCGCCTTCAGAAGATAGTATCCCGACATCAAAAACCGAGTCGCCTGCGCAGCAGTTGGCAATTGATCAATTCCATAGGTCCCTATTTGGGATTGGTGGTACTGATGTACTATTCATTGGAAATGAGCTATTGGGTTACGCTCGGACTTGCCGTACTTGCGGCAGGATTTCTGATTCGCACTTTCATTATATTCCACGACTGCGGGCACGGTTCGTTTTTCAAGTCGAAGAAGGCAATGAATTTCTGGGGCGCAATCACGGGCGTTATTACTTTCACTCCCTACTATTCATGGAATATGCGTCACGCCATTCATCATGCAACGTCCGGCGACCTTGACCAGCGCGGTGTCGGCGATGTTTGGACGATGACGGTAAAAGAATATCTCGAGGCGGCACCAATGGATCGATTCAAGTATAGATTTTACCGTCATCCGTTGGGTATGTTCATCTTAGGACCACTTCAGGTGCTGCTCATCAAGAATCGTCGTGTTCCCAAGGATGCGACCCCTCAGGAGCGCAGCAGTATTTTGTGGACGAATGCGGCTCTTGCGGTTATTGTGGCCGTCGCGGCTTTGACCATCGGTATCAAGGCATATCTTTTGATTCAAGTTCCGATTATCTTGATTGGGCTCTCACTTGGAATCTGGCTCTTTTACGTTCAGCATCAATTCGAAGGTGTTTACTGGGAGCGCTCGGAAAACTGGGATTATGTAACGGCGTCACTGGAAGGCAGTTCGTATTACAAGCTGCCAAGAGTGTTCCAGTGGTTCACCGGCAATATTGGATTTCATCACATTCATCATCTCAATGAGAGAATTCCGAATTACAACCTGCCGCGGTGTCATGCGGCAATCGAAGAGCTTAAGCCGATTCCGACAATTACGTTCTTCAAGAGCTTGAAGGCGATGCGGTACAGATTGTGGGATGAAGAAAACCGTCAATTGGTTGGTTTTGGGCATCTTCGCAATCTTGAGACAGCCAAGTCGTAG
- a CDS encoding DUF4157 domain-containing protein: MLRKYDPLVPADIRQFSQEIAWLTTSGPVGAEIAARYIRELSGTPDGQALLREARLSAKTQAEAFGVSFSNVKVHTDSNSDGLNKAISAHAFATGTQVAFGSTPHADLLAHELTHVIQQGHAKGKP; encoded by the coding sequence ATGTTGCGAAAATACGATCCTTTAGTGCCTGCGGATATTAGGCAATTCTCTCAGGAGATTGCCTGGCTGACGACCAGCGGACCAGTTGGCGCCGAAATTGCTGCTCGCTATATTCGGGAGTTGAGTGGGACACCGGACGGACAGGCTTTGCTGCGCGAAGCGCGCCTTTCGGCAAAGACACAAGCTGAAGCTTTTGGAGTCAGCTTTTCAAATGTTAAGGTACACACCGATTCGAATTCTGACGGACTGAACAAAGCAATCTCGGCACACGCGTTCGCAACGGGCACTCAAGTAGCATTTGGTTCAACTCCACATGCGGATCTACTTGCGCACGAACTGACTCACGTGATTCAACAGGGTCACGCAAAGGGAAAGCCGTAG
- a CDS encoding YiiX family permuted papain-like enzyme — translation MKYIFCLVLTLLAVASTACAQRYRPQTGDILFQSLKSDQSEAIQIATKSPYSHVGVVFIKDDKPFVLEAIEPVQFTPMNIWIKRGANRKYVAKRLVKADSILTKENLADLLEVGKLYLGKHYDIYFNWSDSSMYCSELVWKLYHEALDLDLTMPAKLSSFDLEHPIVSAKLRERYGTNVPLEEPVVAPSALFDSKYLTTVYQRK, via the coding sequence ATGAAATACATCTTTTGCTTAGTTTTGACTTTGTTGGCAGTCGCCTCCACGGCCTGCGCTCAAAGGTATCGTCCGCAGACGGGAGACATCTTGTTCCAATCCCTCAAATCTGACCAGAGCGAGGCAATTCAGATCGCAACAAAATCGCCCTATAGCCACGTCGGGGTTGTATTCATCAAAGATGACAAGCCCTTTGTGCTCGAAGCGATCGAACCCGTCCAATTCACTCCAATGAACATCTGGATAAAGCGCGGTGCCAATCGCAAGTATGTAGCAAAGCGCCTGGTCAAGGCCGACTCAATCCTTACTAAGGAAAATCTTGCAGACTTGCTCGAAGTTGGAAAACTGTACTTGGGTAAGCATTACGACATCTACTTCAATTGGTCCGATAGCTCGATGTATTGCTCGGAACTGGTCTGGAAACTGTATCACGAAGCGCTGGATCTCGACCTTACAATGCCTGCGAAACTGAGTTCTTTCGACCTCGAACATCCAATCGTAAGTGCAAAGCTGCGAGAACGTTATGGGACGAACGTCCCATTGGAAGAACCAGTTGTGGCTCCATCTGCACTTTTTGATTCAAAATATCTGACTACTGTCTACCAGAGGAAATAA
- a CDS encoding GNAT family N-acetyltransferase, with protein MNRSFRQNPTPYSFLDRDTRYSYHSIMEIRKLTKEDAPAFRELRVEMCAAHPEAFGQTPEEVSATTEEKYLEWISPSDVYPEKFVLAAFENDRLIGTVGFRREDSTKERHRGWIWSVYVRPEGRGKSISKKLMNMTIDESRKMPGLEMLTLTVAVTQTAARTLYTSLGFFTNGLNLHGYKLPDGRYVDHEEMTLWL; from the coding sequence ATGAACCGCTCATTCCGGCAGAATCCAACACCGTACTCATTCCTTGACCGCGACACTCGCTATTCGTATCATTCCATTATGGAAATTCGAAAACTCACTAAAGAAGATGCCCCTGCGTTCCGCGAACTGCGCGTGGAAATGTGCGCCGCACATCCCGAAGCATTCGGGCAGACCCCTGAAGAAGTCTCAGCCACCACCGAAGAGAAATATCTCGAATGGATTTCACCCAGTGACGTTTATCCCGAGAAATTCGTTCTTGCGGCTTTCGAAAACGATCGGCTCATCGGCACCGTTGGATTTCGGCGCGAAGACTCTACAAAAGAGCGACATCGCGGTTGGATTTGGTCGGTCTATGTCAGGCCTGAGGGAAGAGGCAAGAGCATCAGCAAGAAGTTGATGAATATGACCATCGACGAGTCTCGCAAGATGCCCGGCCTCGAGATGTTGACCCTGACTGTTGCAGTTACTCAGACTGCAGCGCGAACGCTCTACACGTCACTCGGATTCTTCACCAATGGACTCAACCTGCACGGATATAAACTCCCTGACGGCAGATATGTCGACCACGAAGAAATGACGCTTTGGCTGTAA
- a CDS encoding GNAT family N-acetyltransferase, protein MIIRKLTAEDLPAFRDLRIEMCAAHPEAFEQTSDEAAATSDQQLLQWMLPQDVFPEKFILAGLQDNEILGVVGFQRDEHFKLRHRALIWSVYVRPQERGRGICRNLMLQTIEAARTMEGLEFLTLEVSSTQTSAKALYVSLGFKTIGNVWRCYKLSDGSYVDSEDMVLKL, encoded by the coding sequence ATGATCATACGCAAGCTGACGGCTGAAGATTTACCTGCATTCCGTGACCTGCGCATCGAGATGTGTGCCGCCCATCCTGAAGCATTCGAACAGACTTCAGATGAGGCGGCCGCAACCTCGGACCAACAACTTCTCCAGTGGATGCTGCCACAAGACGTATTTCCGGAGAAATTCATTCTTGCTGGCCTTCAGGACAATGAGATTCTCGGTGTAGTCGGATTTCAGCGCGACGAACATTTCAAACTGCGCCACCGTGCGCTGATCTGGTCGGTCTATGTTCGTCCTCAAGAGCGGGGAAGAGGCATCTGCAGGAACCTGATGCTCCAGACAATCGAAGCTGCCAGAACGATGGAGGGACTCGAGTTTCTTACCCTTGAAGTCTCGTCCACTCAAACCAGCGCCAAGGCTCTTTACGTTTCACTTGGCTTCAAGACAATCGGCAACGTCTGGCGATGCTACAAGCTCTCCGACGGCTCCTACGTCGATAGCGAAGACATGGTATTGAAGCTGTAG
- a CDS encoding amphi-Trp domain-containing protein, whose amino-acid sequence MATAKKKRDIEKNYPPKRFVEKLRRLADCIEKGESFRIQVAGERVTIPAGAVIGIEHERSRDSEEIEFQLVWKP is encoded by the coding sequence ATGGCAACGGCGAAAAAGAAACGCGATATCGAAAAGAACTACCCACCTAAGAGATTCGTCGAGAAACTCCGCCGTCTTGCCGACTGCATTGAAAAAGGCGAGTCATTCAGAATTCAGGTAGCAGGCGAGCGCGTAACAATCCCCGCTGGCGCCGTCATCGGCATTGAACACGAGAGAAGTCGCGATTCCGAAGAAATCGAATTTCAGTTAGTTTGGAAACCGTAG
- a CDS encoding D-cysteine desulfhydrase family protein, with protein MRLNQLPRFPIAILPTAVTNLRRLSEQLGGPTLLIKRDDLNGLAFGGNKTRKLEFLVGEALAQGCDCVITGGAAQSNHCRQTAAAATAAGLECHLVLGGEEPDAITGNLLLDRLLGAVVHWSGQYRKGEQIPQIAEELRSQGKKPYVIPYGGSNAIGATGFVEAMSELATQLESAKQSLTHIVFASSSCGTQSGMAVGARLFLPDVKVVGIRIDKDETELLFEEQMVALANDTAKHIGADMSFVKSDFDIRDGYLGGGYGVVGDLERNAIRLLARTEGILLDPVYTGRAFGAMVDLIKKGEFSKDDRVLFWHTGGTPALFSYAGELVRSQ; from the coding sequence ATGAGACTTAATCAGCTGCCACGATTCCCTATTGCAATCTTGCCAACAGCCGTCACAAATCTGCGAAGACTCTCCGAACAGCTGGGCGGTCCGACATTGCTGATCAAGCGCGACGACCTGAACGGGCTGGCGTTCGGAGGCAACAAAACGCGGAAACTCGAATTCCTTGTCGGCGAGGCTTTGGCGCAGGGCTGTGATTGCGTTATCACCGGAGGCGCCGCCCAATCGAATCATTGCCGCCAGACTGCTGCTGCGGCAACGGCGGCCGGACTCGAATGTCATCTCGTTTTAGGCGGCGAAGAGCCGGATGCGATTACGGGGAATCTTCTGCTCGACCGGCTGCTTGGTGCGGTTGTTCATTGGAGCGGGCAGTATCGAAAGGGCGAACAAATTCCGCAGATTGCTGAGGAATTGAGATCCCAAGGCAAGAAACCCTACGTCATTCCCTATGGCGGATCGAATGCTATCGGGGCGACCGGTTTTGTTGAGGCGATGAGCGAGCTGGCGACACAGCTTGAGTCGGCGAAACAGAGCCTAACGCACATAGTTTTTGCTTCGAGTTCGTGTGGTACACAATCCGGGATGGCGGTCGGGGCGCGGCTGTTTTTGCCGGATGTCAAGGTCGTCGGAATCCGCATTGACAAGGACGAGACGGAATTGCTATTTGAAGAGCAGATGGTTGCGTTGGCGAATGATACAGCGAAGCATATCGGTGCTGACATGTCGTTTGTGAAGAGCGACTTTGATATCAGGGACGGCTATCTCGGCGGAGGGTACGGCGTGGTTGGTGATCTTGAGCGCAACGCGATAAGATTGCTGGCTCGCACCGAAGGGATTCTGCTTGATCCGGTCTATACGGGACGAGCGTTTGGAGCGATGGTTGATTTGATCAAAAAGGGCGAATTTTCGAAAGATGATCGCGTGTTATTCTGGCATACCGGCGGGACGCCAGCGCTGTTTTCGTATGCGGGCGAACTGGTTCGATCTCAGTAG
- a CDS encoding MmcQ/YjbR family DNA-binding protein, whose protein sequence is MDGGLTSYDFRKSLPHLALSFPDATEQPHFEITSFRVGKKIFATLNADHNRATLLLPLLQQDAIVSLNPEAFSPVPNKWGTHGWTHVDLKQVKKGLLTDALEVAYTAVAPKKPTSATKSSKPTKSKAGRKS, encoded by the coding sequence ATTGACGGCGGTCTAACATCCTATGATTTCCGAAAAAGTCTTCCGCACCTCGCCCTTTCGTTTCCCGATGCGACCGAACAGCCGCACTTTGAGATCACATCATTTCGCGTCGGCAAGAAGATCTTCGCCACGCTCAATGCCGATCATAATCGCGCAACGCTTCTGTTGCCGCTACTTCAGCAGGACGCTATTGTCAGTTTGAACCCCGAAGCCTTTTCCCCCGTCCCGAACAAATGGGGCACGCACGGCTGGACTCATGTCGACCTCAAGCAGGTCAAGAAGGGTCTGCTGACCGACGCTCTCGAGGTCGCATACACCGCCGTCGCTCCGAAAAAACCGACTTCAGCCACAAAGAGCTCGAAGCCAACCAAGTCAAAAGCTGGCCGAAAATCATAA
- a CDS encoding methyltransferase domain-containing protein, giving the protein MLHLGAGAYTHTGWIGSDILPGSKQIVWLDATKAFPIDSQSFDYILCEHMIEHIPWESALNMLTECHRVLRPGGVVRIATQTFQYCSICTINHQLPPAKTI; this is encoded by the coding sequence ATGTTGCATTTAGGCGCAGGCGCGTACACCCACACCGGATGGATTGGCAGCGATATACTCCCCGGTTCAAAGCAAATAGTATGGCTCGACGCAACCAAAGCTTTCCCAATTGACTCTCAATCATTCGACTACATTCTTTGCGAGCACATGATCGAGCATATCCCATGGGAATCCGCGCTCAACATGCTGACGGAGTGTCATCGAGTACTGCGGCCTGGAGGAGTTGTGCGTATTGCGACCCAGACCTTTCAGTATTGTTCGATTTGTACCATAAACCACCAACTCCCGCCGGCCAAAACTATCTGA
- a CDS encoding GYD domain-containing protein: protein MATYIILSKLGPHAFETPDGLKGIATLVREKLRKECPKATWVQSYGCMGSYDVVDIVESDDPQQIEKAVMIIRALGRSTTETLLATPWDEFLKAL, encoded by the coding sequence ATGGCAACTTACATTATCCTGAGTAAACTCGGTCCGCACGCCTTTGAAACGCCGGATGGACTGAAAGGTATCGCGACGTTGGTGAGGGAGAAGCTCCGCAAGGAATGCCCCAAAGCTACCTGGGTGCAAAGCTACGGCTGCATGGGAAGCTATGATGTCGTTGATATCGTCGAATCAGACGATCCGCAGCAAATCGAAAAGGCTGTCATGATTATTCGCGCTCTTGGCCGTTCGACAACAGAAACCCTTCTGGCGACTCCTTGGGACGAATTCCTCAAAGCACTCTAA
- a CDS encoding SDR family NAD(P)-dependent oxidoreductase → MKKAIVTGATSGIGRALALKLAREDYVVGIIGRRTERLEELCRQAPGHFIIRPFDLRDYDRVEELLNGLVIELGGLDLIIANAGVDRRNPALHLEPELETIEVNVAAFVATVDWAAAYFKKQGRGHIVGVSSVAAFWANARTLAYNSSKAFEVKYLAGLYANLKPKGIHVTDICPGFVATEMTQGRTDMFWVASPEKVADQIYRSILKKKRIAYVSRRWRYLGWIMRILPFRLYSRLTMQS, encoded by the coding sequence ATGAAGAAAGCAATTGTCACCGGAGCAACGTCCGGTATCGGTCGGGCGCTGGCGCTGAAACTGGCAAGAGAGGACTACGTCGTCGGCATCATCGGACGTCGCACGGAACGGCTCGAAGAACTCTGTCGGCAGGCGCCGGGGCATTTCATAATCCGACCATTCGACTTGCGCGACTATGATCGTGTTGAAGAGCTCTTAAACGGCCTCGTTATCGAACTCGGTGGGCTCGACTTGATAATTGCAAACGCTGGCGTCGATCGACGAAATCCTGCCTTGCACCTCGAGCCTGAATTGGAAACCATCGAAGTCAACGTCGCAGCCTTCGTAGCCACCGTCGATTGGGCGGCAGCATACTTCAAGAAGCAGGGAAGAGGCCACATTGTCGGCGTATCGTCCGTCGCCGCTTTCTGGGCAAATGCTCGCACCTTAGCATACAACTCCTCAAAAGCATTCGAGGTGAAGTACCTTGCCGGGCTTTACGCTAACCTGAAGCCGAAAGGCATCCACGTTACCGATATCTGCCCCGGGTTCGTGGCGACTGAGATGACACAAGGTCGAACCGATATGTTCTGGGTCGCTTCACCGGAAAAAGTTGCCGACCAGATATATCGCTCCATCCTCAAAAAGAAACGCATTGCTTATGTTTCTCGTCGTTGGCGCTATCTTGGCTGGATAATGCGCATCCTGCCATTCCGCCTATATTCGCGATTGACGATGCAGAGCTGA
- a CDS encoding DNA-3-methyladenine glycosylase 2 family protein: MTTTSNHTVWTPAVKHLKRVDPILARAIKLIGPCKLEKGEGGFNTLARTIIYQQLSLKAAGTIFGRIKSLAGINKLTPPSVAKLTDAQLRSAGVSRPKIAYLRDLCDKVTGGAISFRNFPRMTDDQVRDALTSVKGLGVWSADMYLIFVMNRTNVLPTKDQGLLNGICLLYGHSAEELDWEVLQSRWSPYCSIASWYLWAYKNRMMESRPKQ, from the coding sequence TTGACAACTACTTCAAATCATACAGTCTGGACGCCAGCAGTTAAGCACCTAAAGCGCGTTGACCCGATCCTTGCTCGTGCGATAAAACTCATCGGTCCCTGCAAGCTCGAGAAGGGAGAAGGCGGGTTCAATACTCTGGCGCGAACAATCATCTATCAACAACTGTCGCTCAAAGCCGCCGGCACAATCTTTGGTCGAATCAAAAGCCTCGCTGGCATTAACAAGTTGACTCCACCGTCGGTAGCCAAGTTGACCGACGCTCAACTTCGATCGGCAGGAGTTTCACGACCAAAGATCGCTTACTTGCGTGATCTTTGCGATAAAGTCACTGGCGGCGCGATTTCATTTCGCAATTTCCCGCGAATGACCGATGACCAGGTTCGCGACGCTCTCACGTCCGTAAAGGGTCTCGGCGTCTGGAGTGCAGACATGTATTTGATCTTCGTTATGAACCGAACCAATGTGCTTCCAACAAAAGACCAGGGACTCCTGAACGGAATTTGCCTATTGTATGGTCACTCAGCGGAAGAACTCGACTGGGAAGTGCTCCAATCCCGATGGTCACCTTACTGCTCAATCGCATCGTGGTACCTTTGGGCATACAAAAACCGGATGATGGAATCTCGACCCAAACAATGA
- a CDS encoding DMT family transporter, protein MLKSREDHSSLELLSGVVLISFSAVFVKLADVGPSAAAFYRMFFGGVLLLLITLITRTKLWYGWKPFSLAVLCGVLFAGDLAFWHRSINAVGPGLATILASFQVFFVTAFAIGFLRERPGIRVFIAIPLALLGLFLLVGTQWNKMSIDYQAGVMYGLITAIFYASFVLTLRRLQSLSNAPAPFANITVSTLSTAFCSAIVAIIAQESFVIPDTPSILWLILYGICGQVLGWVLITRSIKHISAARVSLMLLLQPTLSFIWDIVFFQRPTLAIEFAGAIIAIFAIYLGTWTGEAKIEPRQA, encoded by the coding sequence GTGCTGAAGTCGCGCGAAGATCATAGCTCGCTTGAATTGCTTTCCGGAGTGGTCCTTATCAGCTTCTCAGCTGTGTTTGTCAAACTCGCCGATGTCGGTCCCTCGGCAGCAGCATTTTACCGAATGTTTTTTGGTGGTGTGCTGCTCCTGTTGATCACGCTCATCACTCGCACCAAACTCTGGTACGGCTGGAAGCCATTTTCTCTTGCCGTCTTGTGCGGCGTCTTGTTTGCAGGTGATTTGGCGTTTTGGCACCGCAGCATCAATGCCGTTGGACCAGGGCTTGCCACCATACTAGCGAGTTTTCAGGTCTTTTTCGTGACCGCATTCGCAATCGGGTTCCTCAGAGAGCGTCCCGGTATCCGAGTTTTCATTGCAATTCCATTGGCTCTTCTTGGGCTCTTCCTGCTTGTCGGCACGCAGTGGAACAAGATGAGTATTGACTATCAAGCTGGTGTGATGTATGGGCTCATAACGGCAATTTTCTATGCATCGTTCGTATTGACTCTCCGAAGATTACAATCATTGTCCAACGCTCCCGCACCATTTGCCAACATAACTGTCTCTACCTTGAGCACGGCATTCTGCTCTGCCATTGTGGCCATTATTGCACAAGAGAGTTTTGTCATTCCTGACACTCCGAGTATCTTGTGGCTGATCTTGTATGGAATTTGTGGCCAGGTTTTAGGCTGGGTTTTGATAACTCGAAGCATCAAACACATTTCTGCCGCTCGAGTAAGTCTGATGCTCTTGCTTCAGCCGACATTGTCGTTTATTTGGGACATTGTCTTCTTTCAGCGACCGACACTGGCAATCGAATTTGCTGGTGCAATCATCGCAATCTTTGCCATATACCTTGGCACTTGGACCGGTGAAGCGAAGATTGAACCGAGACAGGCTTAA
- a CDS encoding DUF899 family protein, whose translation MAKKTVKQQEREIEQLEKQILKDKQKLAKMRRIMEPLEVEDFTFQTGGGKKVKLSQMFGKRDELVLVHNMGVRCAYCTMWADGFNGMREHLSDRAGFVVVSPDEPKVMAEFAKGRGWRFPIYSHHATTFGKALGFESPDGGAWPGVSTLFRNPNGKIYRVAKAFFGPGDDFCPPWHFFELLPRGVNGWGPKYSYKK comes from the coding sequence ATGGCAAAGAAGACAGTCAAGCAACAAGAGCGCGAGATCGAGCAGCTGGAAAAGCAGATTCTAAAGGACAAACAAAAGCTCGCGAAAATGCGCAGGATAATGGAGCCGCTTGAGGTTGAAGACTTCACGTTCCAAACCGGCGGTGGTAAGAAAGTGAAGTTGTCTCAGATGTTTGGCAAGCGGGATGAACTCGTACTGGTACATAATATGGGCGTGAGATGTGCGTACTGCACGATGTGGGCGGACGGATTCAACGGGATGCGTGAGCATCTGTCTGACAGGGCCGGCTTTGTCGTTGTATCACCGGATGAACCGAAGGTTATGGCAGAGTTTGCCAAGGGACGCGGCTGGAGGTTTCCAATCTATTCACATCACGCAACGACTTTTGGGAAGGCGTTGGGGTTTGAGTCACCCGACGGCGGCGCATGGCCGGGGGTATCTACCCTATTTCGCAATCCCAATGGCAAGATCTATCGTGTGGCCAAGGCATTCTTTGGGCCAGGCGACGATTTCTGCCCGCCGTGGCACTTCTTCGAGTTACTGCCAAGGGGTGTCAATGGTTGGGGACCAAAATACAGCTACAAGAAATAG
- a CDS encoding response regulator codes for MAKQDSKVLIVDDFGDTGKILVQMFDHLNVATESTNNPEQAFSKIGEKNYKLVIADSRMPKVDGVSLLKRIRQCSPDTKVVIMSTFDSRHTQKMVVADGIDYYLPKPVKLQHLEQMLTELSLKL; via the coding sequence ATGGCTAAACAGGATTCCAAAGTACTCATCGTCGATGACTTCGGCGATACTGGCAAAATTCTGGTGCAGATGTTTGACCACTTGAACGTGGCAACCGAGAGCACCAACAACCCGGAACAGGCCTTCTCCAAAATCGGCGAGAAGAACTATAAACTCGTAATTGCTGATTCGAGAATGCCCAAGGTTGACGGCGTCAGCCTTCTCAAGCGCATTCGCCAATGTAGCCCGGACACCAAAGTCGTGATCATGTCAACTTTTGATTCGCGTCATACTCAAAAGATGGTCGTTGCCGATGGCATCGACTACTACCTGCCTAAACCTGTCAAGCTCCAGCATCTCGAGCAGATGCTTACTGAGCTGTCTCTGAAGCTCTAA
- a CDS encoding ABC transporter ATP-binding protein — translation MTAAIRFDNTSKTYRERGNRKDALKGISFEVPEGEIFGFLGPNGAGKTTAMHILLDFIQSNSGRAEIFGVDSRDPRSREKIGFLPEIFNFDGFLKGEEFLRLFSRLGGADQAKVPARISELLEFLEMPTAGTVKIRNYSKGMTQKIGLAQALIADPQLLILDEPTSGMDPIAKARVKQLLQKLRSQGKTVFLSTHILSDIEDIADRVAIINEGELIAVEKLGVLLNSEQAAFRIVFLSPNTELIASLQARVEVTVENETASVLCQNREDKNFALETILQNGGDIISVKQVGASLLNRFLKLVKHEELSDDK, via the coding sequence ATGACTGCAGCTATTCGATTCGATAATACGAGCAAGACCTACCGCGAGCGAGGTAATCGCAAGGATGCGCTGAAGGGGATTTCTTTCGAGGTGCCGGAAGGCGAGATATTCGGATTCCTGGGACCTAACGGCGCCGGCAAGACAACGGCAATGCACATCCTGCTTGATTTCATTCAGTCAAACAGCGGTCGCGCAGAGATATTCGGAGTCGATTCGAGGGATCCTCGGTCACGTGAGAAGATTGGATTCCTGCCCGAGATTTTCAATTTCGATGGTTTCTTGAAAGGCGAGGAGTTCTTGCGGTTGTTTTCGCGGTTGGGTGGTGCTGATCAAGCCAAGGTCCCGGCGCGGATTTCTGAATTGTTGGAGTTCTTGGAAATGCCGACTGCCGGCACAGTCAAGATTCGCAATTACTCAAAAGGCATGACGCAGAAGATTGGACTTGCCCAGGCCCTAATAGCCGATCCACAGCTTCTCATTTTGGATGAGCCGACATCAGGTATGGATCCAATTGCCAAAGCGCGAGTTAAGCAGCTGTTGCAAAAGCTTCGGTCGCAGGGCAAGACCGTATTTCTTTCGACCCACATTCTATCAGACATCGAAGACATTGCAGACCGAGTGGCGATTATCAACGAAGGCGAACTTATCGCTGTTGAGAAGCTTGGCGTGCTGCTGAACTCAGAGCAGGCGGCATTCCGGATTGTCTTCTTGTCCCCAAACACTGAGTTGATCGCTTCCCTGCAAGCGCGAGTGGAAGTCACTGTCGAAAATGAGACAGCTTCGGTGTTGTGTCAGAATCGTGAAGATAAGAATTTCGCACTGGAAACCATACTTCAAAATGGCGGAGACATTATCAGTGTAAAGCAAGTCGGAGCAAGCTTGTTAAATCGCTTCTTGAAGCTTGTGAAGCACGAGGAGTTGAGCGATGATAAATGA
- a CDS encoding ABC transporter permease subunit has product MINDLAMHRLSKLRSSKIIWVFVGACIFLAAPTILPVIFVNDMAPGSVGIESAAAPFFKLVSFMGHIAALILGITTWRIDYRDGTLLPFAARPIARIELLVGKILGSLYGLLIYLFIAIALYAVLHLIFFRFSIPGVAPLYLLQMLMSWTSTFGLGLLFSNFGNPLLATFLAALYWFFSMMGFIFQQLPFRTVQIIGDVLRFMSIDNYRTYSMDAILKSDLSDVTPIFSGIGYYFAWTLFLVCLSIVLFNKREFIGKRS; this is encoded by the coding sequence ATGATAAATGACCTTGCGATGCACAGACTGAGCAAGCTGCGTTCTTCAAAGATCATCTGGGTGTTTGTCGGAGCTTGTATATTCCTGGCAGCGCCGACGATTTTGCCGGTAATTTTCGTGAACGACATGGCGCCGGGCAGTGTCGGAATTGAAAGTGCGGCGGCACCGTTCTTCAAATTGGTAAGTTTTATGGGGCATATTGCAGCGCTTATTCTTGGTATCACGACATGGAGAATTGACTATCGCGACGGGACTCTGTTGCCGTTTGCAGCGCGGCCGATTGCGCGTATCGAGTTGTTGGTAGGAAAAATTCTGGGATCGCTGTATGGGCTACTGATTTACTTGTTCATCGCAATTGCACTTTATGCCGTTTTGCATTTGATTTTTTTCCGATTTAGCATTCCGGGGGTCGCGCCATTGTACTTGTTACAGATGTTGATGTCGTGGACTTCGACCTTTGGACTTGGGTTACTGTTTTCGAACTTCGGAAATCCATTGTTGGCGACATTCTTGGCAGCGCTGTATTGGTTCTTCAGTATGATGGGTTTTATTTTTCAGCAGTTGCCTTTCCGTACGGTGCAGATTATTGGGGATGTCCTCAGATTCATGTCGATCGATAACTACCGGACATATTCAATGGACGCGATACTCAAGTCTGATTTGTCAGATGTCACTCCGATATTCTCAGGAATTGGCTACTACTTTGCGTGGACACTATTCTTGGTTTGCCTTTCAATCGTTTTATTCAACAAAAGAGAATTCATCGGCAAGAGATCGTAA